A section of the Elizabethkingia anophelis R26 genome encodes:
- a CDS encoding SusD/RagB family nutrient-binding outer membrane lipoprotein: MKKYIISVLAVPFLMLSSCESDLTKINENPKDPANVDPSVLLTNVARQSFPVDNSANSALRMLVNTGEENDYQYLKWNNASFDAYKNILLNDVKMMEEAAKSNNKNYQAIGKFFRALHFYNLSMRVGDIPYSEALRGETDNIRLPKYDKQEDVFAGILNELKEANTLINTNDKIGGDIVYNGNIERWKKLINSFRLKILITLSKKTKVGNIDIKNEFASIVSTERLIESNSDNGQLTFFDLANSRYPTFNSSSYGSSLYMSDTFIQYFKDRKDPRIFTFAEQTTSAKEKNLALTDYNAYQGGNPISPYSDNAKLIDQKIISKVKTRFYLDPVNEPSNILSYSELNFILAEAAVRGWINQGDAKRYYETAVKANFDFYKANVKDSDKLFAGFDVNSYLNSTLVAYNTTESTDKQLERILTQKYMTMFHQSQWTGYFDALRTGYPKLPIISGGVFPKRFRYPQDEYNTNAQNLKAAISSQYGGKDDIFQTPWWLQ; the protein is encoded by the coding sequence ATGAAAAAATATATTATATCAGTCCTTGCAGTACCTTTTTTAATGCTGAGTTCTTGTGAGTCTGACCTGACAAAAATTAATGAGAATCCTAAGGATCCTGCAAATGTAGATCCAAGTGTATTGCTTACTAATGTGGCAAGACAATCTTTCCCGGTTGATAACAGTGCCAACTCGGCTTTGAGAATGCTTGTAAATACAGGAGAAGAAAACGATTATCAATACCTGAAGTGGAATAATGCTTCTTTCGATGCTTACAAAAACATTTTGCTGAATGATGTAAAGATGATGGAAGAAGCTGCTAAGAGTAATAATAAAAATTATCAGGCTATTGGCAAATTTTTTCGTGCACTTCATTTCTATAACCTTAGCATGAGGGTAGGAGACATCCCTTATTCTGAAGCTTTAAGAGGTGAAACGGATAATATAAGATTACCAAAATATGATAAGCAGGAAGATGTTTTTGCAGGAATTCTTAACGAGCTTAAAGAAGCTAATACATTAATCAATACCAATGATAAAATTGGTGGAGATATTGTTTATAACGGAAATATAGAAAGATGGAAAAAATTAATCAACTCATTCCGTTTAAAAATCCTTATTACACTGTCTAAGAAGACTAAAGTCGGAAATATTGATATTAAAAATGAATTTGCAAGTATTGTAAGTACTGAAAGATTAATAGAATCCAATAGTGATAACGGGCAATTGACTTTCTTTGATCTGGCCAACAGCCGTTATCCAACTTTCAACAGCAGCTCTTATGGTTCCAGTTTGTATATGTCCGATACATTTATTCAGTACTTCAAAGACAGAAAGGATCCGAGAATCTTCACTTTTGCAGAACAGACTACTTCAGCAAAAGAAAAGAATCTTGCACTTACAGATTATAATGCATACCAGGGCGGAAATCCAATTTCACCGTATTCTGATAACGCGAAATTAATAGATCAGAAAATTATTTCTAAAGTAAAAACACGTTTCTATCTGGATCCGGTGAATGAACCTAGTAATATTCTAAGTTACTCTGAATTAAACTTTATTCTGGCTGAAGCAGCTGTGAGAGGATGGATAAACCAGGGAGATGCGAAACGATATTATGAAACGGCAGTTAAAGCTAACTTCGATTTTTATAAGGCTAATGTAAAAGATTCGGATAAATTATTTGCAGGTTTTGATGTTAACAGCTATTTAAACAGTACACTTGTTGCTTACAATACCACAGAAAGTACAGATAAGCAATTAGAGAGAATTCTTACACAGAAATATATGACGATGTTCCATCAGAGTCAGTGGACAGGTTATTTTGATGCCCTTCGTACAGGATATCCAAAATTACCAATCATAAGCGGTGGAGTATTCCCTAAGAGATTCAGATATCCTCAGGACGAATATAATACAAATGCTCAAAATCTAAAAGCTGCAATCAGCTCTCAGTATGGCGGAAAAGATGACATCTTCCAGACGCCATGGTGGTTACAATAA
- a CDS encoding M56 family metallopeptidase: METLLYFGKMLLCSAIMWGYYLLFLKDKTFHHYNRFYLLATIVISLLLPLLKVEYFTIETDNRLFLLLQNFSIQTVSQKTDGIDWKNIALFALLVVSLVLFVRLLIGIYKIYQMKNQYQGKELKGVRFYITDLHDAPFSFFKNLFWKKSIEIDSDLGKQILKHEMVHIEQKHSWDKIFIEFVQAVFWFNPIFYWIKKELFLIHEYLADKKAVKQNDTKAFAQMLLASKFSGTHLPATSPFLSSNLKKRLQMLTKPHYTKFSYARRVMALPVLFGISFTYLVTAKNKEIANTNREIAVAIKALQQDTIGSENNKNVHIQIKENNNRGSLLSKIEKASDNAIFKINGKAVTKSEFTEFYHQNKNARYAYNHSGNSSSGTTIFDAYDLNSKDLSADDKRKIAESDRRFAESSKRFEKNNKRFQNNQRSIIYNGNYVRYEDMTAEQKKDFDKAMKEAQKARDYINSSEYKKILADAKKAGEEGRKAAEKARAYLNSDEYRKIMEDSRRAADIGRKEAEKARAYLNSAEYKQIMENARRESEKARNYLNSPEYKQIMENAKKAAEEGRKQAEKAREYLNSPEYKKMMEESRLAAQNWSSKFKDSFKNVDFSGTFMTKEKQNKVLEELKNSLKDKNMKDEDIQKILENVKKNFSNSSKFGTAINLSSKTDSPFVMAVAGNEPRSYSFTSTYSTTGDDASKPSMKISAFGKDTEVYVDGVKIAYDDMKDINPKEIQSMSISKSTGKKTIIKIQKKS; this comes from the coding sequence ATGGAAACACTACTATACTTTGGGAAAATGCTGCTATGCTCCGCTATTATGTGGGGTTATTACCTGCTTTTTTTAAAAGATAAAACCTTCCACCACTACAACAGGTTTTACCTTTTGGCAACAATAGTGATAAGTTTACTTTTACCATTATTAAAAGTAGAATACTTCACTATAGAAACTGATAACAGATTATTTCTTCTTTTGCAAAATTTCAGCATACAGACCGTAAGCCAGAAAACGGATGGCATTGATTGGAAAAATATTGCTCTTTTTGCTTTATTAGTGGTATCTCTTGTTCTTTTCGTAAGATTATTGATTGGTATTTATAAAATCTACCAGATGAAAAATCAGTACCAAGGGAAAGAACTAAAAGGAGTTCGTTTTTATATAACTGATTTGCACGATGCTCCGTTCTCATTTTTCAAAAATCTTTTCTGGAAAAAATCGATTGAAATTGATTCAGATCTTGGAAAGCAGATTTTGAAACATGAAATGGTACATATAGAACAGAAACACAGTTGGGACAAAATATTCATAGAATTTGTACAAGCCGTATTCTGGTTCAACCCAATATTTTACTGGATTAAGAAAGAGCTATTCTTAATTCACGAATATCTTGCCGATAAAAAGGCTGTAAAACAGAATGACACAAAAGCATTTGCGCAGATGCTTTTAGCAAGTAAATTTTCCGGAACACATTTACCTGCAACAAGTCCATTCTTATCTTCTAACCTCAAAAAAAGATTACAAATGCTTACTAAACCTCATTACACCAAATTTAGTTATGCGCGCAGGGTAATGGCACTTCCGGTTTTATTCGGGATTTCTTTCACCTATTTAGTTACTGCTAAAAATAAAGAAATCGCTAATACCAATCGCGAAATAGCAGTCGCTATTAAAGCACTACAACAAGACACTATCGGATCAGAGAATAATAAAAATGTCCATATTCAGATTAAAGAAAATAACAACAGAGGCTCTCTTCTGTCAAAAATAGAGAAGGCTTCCGACAATGCTATTTTCAAAATCAATGGTAAAGCTGTTACCAAATCCGAATTTACTGAATTCTATCACCAAAACAAAAATGCCCGTTATGCTTACAATCATTCTGGAAATTCTTCTTCAGGTACTACAATTTTTGATGCTTATGATCTAAATTCAAAAGATCTTTCTGCAGATGATAAAAGAAAAATTGCTGAAAGCGACAGACGTTTTGCAGAGTCTTCAAAACGTTTTGAAAAAAACAACAAAAGATTCCAAAATAATCAGCGAAGTATTATTTATAATGGCAATTATGTTCGTTATGAAGATATGACAGCAGAACAGAAAAAGGATTTTGATAAAGCCATGAAAGAGGCTCAGAAAGCAAGAGATTATATCAATTCATCTGAGTATAAAAAAATATTAGCGGATGCTAAAAAAGCTGGTGAGGAAGGAAGAAAAGCAGCAGAGAAAGCACGAGCTTATCTTAATTCTGACGAATACAGGAAGATAATGGAAGATTCCCGTAGAGCTGCTGATATAGGGCGGAAAGAAGCTGAAAAAGCAAGAGCTTATCTTAACTCTGCGGAATATAAGCAAATAATGGAAAATGCAAGGAGAGAATCAGAAAAAGCCAGAAATTACCTGAATTCTCCGGAATATAAGCAGATAATGGAGAATGCCAAAAAGGCTGCTGAAGAGGGAAGAAAGCAGGCTGAGAAAGCCCGTGAATATCTTAACTCACCGGAATATAAAAAAATGATGGAAGAAAGCAGATTAGCTGCTCAAAACTGGAGTAGTAAGTTTAAAGACAGCTTTAAGAATGTAGACTTTTCCGGAACTTTTATGACCAAAGAAAAACAAAATAAAGTTTTAGAAGAGTTAAAGAATAGTCTGAAAGATAAAAACATGAAGGATGAAGATATTCAGAAGATTCTTGAAAATGTAAAGAAAAACTTTAGCAATTCTTCGAAGTTTGGTACTGCCATAAATCTCTCTTCAAAAACAGATTCACCATTTGTTATGGCTGTAGCAGGCAATGAACCCAGAAGTTACAGTTTTACTTCAACATACTCTACAACAGGAGATGATGCTAGTAAGCCTTCTATGAAAATATCTGCCTTTGGAAAAGATACTGAAGTCTATGTAGATGGAGTAAAAATAGCGTATGATGATATGAAAGATATCAATCCAAAAGAAATACAAAGCATGAGTATTTCAAAGAGTACAGGCAAGAAAACAATTATAAAAATTCAGAAAAAATCTTAA
- a CDS encoding BlaI/MecI/CopY family transcriptional regulator yields MKNKSLTKAEEQIMQYMWQLEKAFLKDILDLFPEPKPHTNTVSTLIKILIEKGFVDYTLHGRQHEYFPLVSKEAYSGKSLKGLMKNYFDGSYRNVVSFLVEKNEMSVEDLEMILQELKDKE; encoded by the coding sequence ATGAAAAATAAAAGTCTTACCAAAGCTGAAGAACAGATTATGCAGTATATGTGGCAATTGGAAAAAGCATTCCTGAAAGATATTCTGGATTTGTTTCCAGAGCCTAAACCACATACCAATACTGTTTCCACTCTTATTAAAATTCTGATTGAAAAGGGGTTTGTAGACTATACCTTACACGGACGCCAGCACGAATACTTTCCTTTGGTTTCTAAAGAAGCTTATAGCGGAAAATCTCTAAAGGGATTGATGAAAAATTATTTTGACGGATCTTATCGTAATGTTGTTTCATTTTTGGTAGAAAAAAATGAGATGAGTGTAGAGGATCTGGAAATGATTTTACAGGAACTTAAAGACAAGGAATAA
- a CDS encoding TonB-dependent receptor plug domain-containing protein has protein sequence MKRVLLSASVVLLPFLPYAQEVSKKDTLKQKEKNIDGVVITALGIGKKAKKIGYSTQEINTKQFETVTTPSVGNLFAGQVAGLNVSNPPGMQQKPTFTLRGNSNVIIVIDGVIVDDKTFQALDPSNIENINVLKGATASALYGSRGRYGAILVTTKSAKKTGFTIEFGQNTMFTAGFTNLPKTQTEYGNGSHGKYEFWDGADGGINDGDMIWGPKFVPGRKLAQWNSPILDKQTGQVIPWYGNVANTPYNDKSRYERVPTDWTYHDNLNTFMTPSFINNTNFAVNYKHNKDTYRLSGNFMNFDDRIPESYLRKYGANFSSNTYITDKLSFNTKLAYNRTTTPSMPNYNYDPSGHMYTILIWMGGDVDGRDLKNNLWVKGREGYQQANWNYAWYNNPWFGAKNFKNSVATDVYSAQTGLTYEASDEFTVKGKISYVENDTKNELKSPYSYFNYDAPRNGRYRVTNSKTINLNYDVLATYNKAITDNINLTVNAGGSGFYYKYKDDITSVDGLKVPGVYSFDNSIKPLTRDYNINEKLIYSAYGTVDLEFYKTLFVNVSGRNDWSSTLPKSNRSYFYPSASFSLLLNNIIPMPKAFDIVKLYGSWAQIAYDFDPYAIRNYYLNNGGNTFNGNPYYTYPSVLNKEGNIGPEKTRSYEAGLNIGMLNNRISLDVAYYNTLDYNNILRFPGSQTSGFATEVVNGNKYTTNGVDISLSLVPVKNNNFQWKSLLNWSKSVQKITEIYQGRDNYNNIKLNERTDSFYGYTWKKNANGALILDANTGLPTRADAPSYLGHFNPDWTFGFTNTFKYKNLSLTVGIDGSFGGVMESVVVEKMWWGGKHPNSVQYRDAEYDQGKYTFVPNGVNYNPTTNTYTPHTKAISFQDWAQNYPYRAMVTESESKEYANVFDRTFIKLRSVVLEYDFTSILNPKGFVKGLTVNLSGYNLAMWKKSKNLYSDPDYKIGGTGIGSGRNTNSSNDIQDPSSRWFGVGFNLKF, from the coding sequence ATGAAACGAGTATTATTATCTGCTTCAGTTGTATTACTACCATTTTTACCTTACGCACAGGAAGTTAGTAAAAAAGATACACTGAAACAGAAAGAGAAGAACATTGATGGAGTTGTAATTACTGCCTTGGGAATTGGTAAAAAAGCAAAGAAAATTGGTTATTCCACTCAGGAGATCAATACCAAACAATTTGAAACTGTAACTACCCCTAGTGTAGGAAATCTTTTTGCCGGACAGGTTGCAGGTCTTAATGTCTCCAATCCTCCGGGGATGCAGCAAAAACCAACTTTTACCTTACGAGGGAACTCTAATGTTATTATTGTAATAGATGGCGTTATTGTAGACGACAAAACATTCCAGGCACTGGATCCTTCTAACATCGAGAATATTAATGTACTAAAAGGGGCAACAGCTTCCGCATTATACGGGTCCCGAGGTAGATATGGGGCTATTTTGGTTACTACCAAAAGTGCTAAAAAAACTGGTTTTACGATAGAATTTGGTCAGAACACTATGTTTACAGCTGGTTTTACAAATCTGCCAAAAACACAAACGGAATACGGAAACGGTTCTCATGGTAAATATGAATTCTGGGATGGTGCAGATGGAGGTATCAATGACGGAGACATGATCTGGGGACCAAAATTTGTACCCGGAAGAAAGCTTGCTCAATGGAACAGCCCGATACTGGACAAACAAACCGGCCAGGTAATTCCGTGGTATGGTAATGTTGCCAATACTCCGTATAATGATAAATCAAGATACGAAAGAGTACCTACTGACTGGACTTACCATGATAATCTGAATACGTTTATGACGCCTTCATTTATCAACAACACCAACTTCGCAGTTAATTATAAGCATAATAAAGATACCTACAGGCTTTCCGGGAACTTTATGAATTTTGATGACAGAATTCCGGAGTCATATCTTAGAAAATACGGAGCTAACTTCTCCAGTAATACATACATCACAGATAAGTTAAGTTTTAATACAAAACTAGCTTATAACAGAACAACTACACCTAGTATGCCTAACTATAATTACGATCCGAGTGGGCATATGTATACCATACTTATCTGGATGGGTGGTGATGTAGATGGCAGAGATCTTAAAAATAACCTTTGGGTAAAAGGAAGAGAGGGCTACCAACAGGCTAACTGGAATTATGCATGGTATAACAACCCATGGTTTGGTGCTAAAAACTTTAAAAACAGTGTTGCTACAGATGTCTATAGCGCCCAGACCGGATTAACCTATGAAGCATCTGATGAATTCACAGTAAAAGGTAAAATCTCTTATGTAGAGAACGATACTAAAAACGAATTAAAGAGTCCATATTCTTATTTCAACTACGATGCACCAAGAAATGGTCGTTACAGGGTAACAAACTCTAAAACAATAAACCTGAACTATGATGTCCTTGCTACGTATAATAAGGCCATTACAGACAATATCAACTTAACAGTTAATGCCGGAGGATCAGGATTCTATTATAAATATAAAGATGATATTACATCTGTAGACGGACTAAAAGTTCCCGGAGTATATTCTTTCGACAACTCGATAAAGCCTTTAACCCGCGACTATAACATCAACGAAAAGCTTATTTATAGTGCTTATGGTACAGTCGATTTAGAATTCTACAAAACTTTATTTGTGAACGTTTCAGGAAGAAATGACTGGTCTTCTACATTACCAAAAAGCAACAGATCTTATTTCTACCCGTCTGCATCCTTCAGTTTATTGCTGAATAATATAATTCCAATGCCAAAAGCTTTTGATATTGTAAAACTGTATGGTTCATGGGCACAGATTGCATACGACTTCGATCCTTATGCTATCCGTAATTATTATCTGAACAATGGCGGAAATACCTTTAATGGAAATCCTTACTATACATATCCGTCGGTATTAAACAAAGAAGGGAACATTGGTCCTGAGAAGACAAGATCTTATGAAGCTGGTTTAAATATCGGTATGCTGAATAACAGAATTAGTTTGGATGTAGCTTATTACAATACACTGGATTATAATAATATTCTGAGATTCCCTGGCTCACAGACTTCTGGTTTTGCTACAGAAGTGGTAAACGGAAATAAATATACTACAAATGGTGTAGATATATCCCTAAGCCTAGTACCTGTTAAGAATAATAATTTCCAATGGAAATCTTTACTTAACTGGAGCAAGTCGGTTCAGAAGATCACTGAAATCTATCAGGGAAGAGATAACTATAATAACATTAAGCTTAACGAACGTACTGACAGTTTCTATGGTTATACCTGGAAAAAGAATGCTAACGGAGCGCTTATTTTAGATGCTAATACAGGTCTTCCTACAAGAGCAGATGCTCCTTCTTATCTTGGACATTTTAATCCTGACTGGACATTTGGTTTTACCAACACTTTTAAATACAAGAACCTTAGTTTAACTGTAGGTATTGATGGTAGTTTTGGTGGTGTAATGGAGTCTGTGGTTGTTGAGAAAATGTGGTGGGGAGGTAAGCATCCAAATTCTGTACAATACAGAGATGCAGAATATGACCAGGGTAAATACACATTTGTACCAAACGGAGTTAATTATAATCCGACAACGAATACTTATACGCCACATACAAAAGCAATAAGCTTCCAGGATTGGGCACAGAACTATCCATACCGTGCAATGGTGACAGAAAGCGAGAGCAAGGAATATGCAAACGTTTTCGACAGAACATTCATCAAACTTCGTTCTGTAGTCTTAGAATATGATTTCACCTCCATACTAAATCCTAAAGGCTTTGTAAAAGGACTTACTGTAAACTTATCCGGATACAATCTGGCGATGTGGAAGAAATCTAAAAACCTTTATTCAGATCCGGATTATAAAATTGGAGGAACTGGTATTGGTTCGGGCCGAAATACAAATTCTTCTAATGATATTCAGGATCCTTCCAGCAGATGGTTTGGTGTTGGGTTTAACTTAAAATTCTAG